The region GGCTGAAAAAGCCACAAAACTTCCGAACATGTTGACAATCTGAGACTTCCGAAACACCGAGCGATCAGAAAGCAGCGTGGTCGCTACTTTCTTGCAGCCGATGTGACCCTCCATGATCCAGGAAGATTAAGAACGAGTTGTTTTCGAAAAATTAACTTCAACAAGCACCTATATGTCATACCCGAGTGGCAGGGAGAGTCGCAATTGATCCTTGCGATATTGTGAACATTTTTCGATCAATTGAATGACAAGCCGACGGAGATTTGCACCCGGGAGCGATTACACCAGTTGGGTAATTCTTGATGAAGAAGAAATGGAGGGGAATTCTCAGACTGGAAAATTCATCGCCGCCAAAGGAGTTCATTCTGGCCAAAACTGAGAAAAAAAAGTCCATCATTCTCGCCAAATTGCTTTGTCTGAGAAAACGCATTACATTTTCGACAGATGACATTCTGCCCAATCGCTGCTGTATGCGTAACGAGCCTGTCAAGGTGTTTTATGCCGAAAACTGGCTCGACAAATGCATCCAGTCAACGAGGGTTGAGTCCACTGGCGGTCGGTTATTTGTGGGCAAGTCGCGTGGGGAACATGGGATTGCAGATGGCTCTCCCTGCCCTTGCTGGTTACTGGATTGACTTGCAATGGCTCACTCGACCGGTATTCACAATTTCAGGAGCTGTTCTCGGATTTGCACTGTTCATGCTGAAACTCCTGGCGCTCGCTAAGGAGTTGTCCAAGTCGAGTTCTCAAGCGGGGTTAGGCGCATCCTCATCTTCGAAGTCAGATTCTCAACAAAAGGCAGGGCCTCGAAATTCGATTTAAGTAGAACTTTGTTGTGCCAAGTCCGGGAGCTCAGTCTCAAGTTAGGTTCAGTCCTTCGGAACTCATCTCATAGGGTCTGTCGATAGCTGATACTGATGTTGTTGGAGAAAGTTCTGTAAGACGTCCAAGTGAAACGAAGTGTTCTTGCGGTGATCTCCCGAGGAGTCGGTTCTGGGGATTGAGAGAATAGATGGTGGTGAATTTGAGTCGAGGTGTGTTGGTTGGGCTTCAGGTCGGCTTGCTTTTGTTCGCCGCCCTTGTCGGAGGAGGACTGGTTGGGGGGCTGCTGCAGTCGCAAGGTTCGCAAAACTGGCGTGAAGTTCTGATTGCCGGCCTTATTTGTCTGGTGCCTTCACTGGTTTCGGTTGTTTGGAATGAGTGGCTGGTGGTGGGGCGTCATTCGCAGAATGTAAAAGCTGCTCCATCAGGGGCAGCAAGTTCTGTGCAGGCGATGTCGGCACTGGGTGGTATGGGTTTGCGGATGGGGGCGGTTGCTATTGGAATTGTCTTGTTGCCAAAGATCTTTTCTGACTGGCAAACGAAACCGTTCTTCTATAGCGTACTGGTCGTTTACGTTCTTCTGTTGGTGATTGAAACATCCTTTCTGCTTTATGGACTCAAGCATTTCGCATCTCTGCCCAGGGCGAGTTCAGAGAACCTTTGAGGGTGTCTCGTTCTCGATAGTTAATTTTGCATTGCCGGTTATTTTGAAGATTGATTCGTTCGTTGAGATCTGTGTTTAGCAGCTAATGACGGAATCCTATGTCAGCGGACCACAACGATTACTTTCACCATATCAGTGATGCACTCGAATTCGAGATGCCCGAGTTTGTGTACTCGTTCATCGACCGAGGGTACTTTCACCTGCCCAAGATCTTCAGTTTTCAGATCACCAAATTCATGGTGATGCAGGTCCTGGCGGCAGTGCTGGTTTACCTGATTTTCCGCGGGCTTGCGAAACAGGTTGCCAATGGCGAACCTGCCCGAGGGAGATGGTGGAATTTCTGGGAAACTCTTGCGGTTTTCGTACGGGATGAAGTCGTCCGATCTTCGATCAGCGAGCCTCACGCACACCACGACGATCATGGTCACGGTCAGACTCACGCCCAGGCGAACTATCATGCTCAGGCTTATGTCGATGCAGGGCAGACGCATGTTCACGGCCATGTGCAACCTCAGTTAGCTGCTGTTGGCGGTCACGTGATGGCGACGAGCATTGATGAATCCAAGGATCTGGCTTCGACCGGAACTCATTACGCAGATCGCTTTCTGCCGTTCATCTGGTCGCTGTTTTTCTACATTCTGTTCTGTAACCTCCTGGGAGCCTTCCCTCTCTTCGGCACGGCCACAGCCAGTACTAGTGTCACTGGCGTGCTGGCGTTAAGCGTGCTGGTGGTCACGATTGGCGCTGGGATTAAACAATCGGGGGCTGTTGGTTTCTGGAAATCGCTGGTTCCCTCAATGGATATTCCCGGCATCATTGGGCCACCGCTGAAAGCACTGATCTTCGTCATTGAGCTTGCTGGGCTGTTTATCAAGCACACCGTGTTGGCGATTCGATTGTTTGCCAACATGCTCGCGGGCCATGTGGTGATCGCTGTCTTTCTGAGCTTTATTGCAGCGACGGCGAACTCCGGGATTTTATGGTATGCAGTCACTCCCGCCAGTATTTTTGGGCAGTTGGCGATTGGTGCTCTGGAATTGTTTGTAGCCTTTTTGCAGGCTTACGTGTTCTCTTTGCTGGCGTCGTTATTCATTGGGGCGGCCGTCAATCCTCACTAATGTTTGTTGTCGCTATGTGCTGAATGTTCGAAATGGGATTTTGCTGAACTCAATAATGAGTTCATTTTGACTAATTAAGCTGGGTGTGTATCCCGGTTGCAGAAACTAAAGCATCCCTGTGATGGGTGCGCATTTTTGGCAGGAGAGTGTTAACGTGCAGGTTCTTTCTCTGATGACTCGCATCCTGGGTGCCTTCTGTGTTCTTGCCGTTCCAGCAATGGCTCAAGACGGTGGTGCTGCATCCGGCCCTATCGTTGTCAAGGCGATTGGCGTCGGGATTGTGATTCTGGGCGCTGGCCTGGGAATTGGTAAGATTGGTTCTTCGGCTGTCGAAAGCATTGCTCGCCAGCCCGAAGCTGCCGGTGCTATTCAGACAGCCATGATTATTGCTGGTGCTCTGATCGAAGGTGCCACCCTCTTCGGTCTCATTATCTGTATGCTCTAATGCGGGTGTCCTTGCTACCTCATTTGCGAAGGCCTTTAACTGTCTTCAGCCAGTGGGATTAAGGATCGGCAGATCAATGATCTGAACCTGACTTTTGAGACGATGGACGCCATATCGTGGCCGCTCATCTGGGATGGTGAACCTGCTGGTTTGGAACTTCACCGTATACGCGGGAAGGGTGATCTGGTCACAGATTGTCCTTCCTGACGATTATGATCGCTGGCGTTCCTGTTTGCTGAGATCTCAGTTCGACAACAGGCAGATTTCTCGTGATGAGCAGTCTGTGAAGGATTGTTTTCCACTATGTACGCTCAAGCTTGCCAAGTGACATTCCAGTCCTCGACAGCCCGTCGTTCTGGCTGGTTGTGGAGCCTTTGTTTTTGTGCGATGGCTGGGCTTTTGCTTCAGGGATCGATTTCGGTTGCTGATGAAAAAGCCAAGCCAGATCACGGCTCGGAAACGGCTTCAACGACCGGACATGGTCACTCAGAAGACGCTCACAGTTCACAGGGATCGACCATCCCCTCAGGTATGATTCCAAAACCTGACTTGATGGTCTGGTCGCTGATCACGTTTGTGGCCTTTGTCTTTCTGCTCAGTAAGTTTGCCTGGAAGCCCTTGGCAGCTGGTCTTGATCAACGCGAAGCACGCATTCGCAACGATATTCAAGAAGCCGAATCCGCTCGGCTGAAAGCCCAGCAACTTCTGGCTGAGCATGAAGCCCGGCTGGCAAAGACGGAAGAGACAGTGCGTGAGTTGATTGCAGAAGCCAAGCGCGATGCCGAAAAGGTTCGAGTCGATTTGACAGCTGCTGCTGAAGCGGATGTTCAAACGATGAAGAAACGGGCAGTTTCTGAAATCGAGCAGGCTCGCGATGTCGCCTTGCAGCAACTCTTCGACACACTTTCGACACACGTCATGGATGCGACCAGCCGCATTGTGGGGCGCAGTTTGAATAGTGATGATCATCAGCGTCTGGTTCAGGAAGCTCTGGCTGAACTGAATGTACGCAGAAATTGATGGTTATCTTCTGGATGGCTTCGAAAGTTTGTTGAACGGACTGCAGTTTTGATGTTCGGCCTTGAAGTTGGAGCGTTCTCGTGCAAGAGCCACTCGTAACAAGAATCCCCTCAGTTCTGGACGATCCTTCGTCTCTGGGCGTGGCTCGTGTTTACGCAGAAGCATTGCTTGGGGCTGCCGGTGATCAGGCCAGCGAAGTTGTCGAAGAACTCGAGCTGTTCACGAAGACCTTGCTGAATGGTTCGACGGGGCTTGAAGAGGTTTTTGCGAATCAGGCTTTGGGTCGAGATGAGAAACTGGCGTTTGTTGAAAAGACCTTTACAGGACGAGCCAGTGAAGTCCTGGTGAGATTTTTACAGGTTCTGGCCCAACATGACCGGCTCGACCTCGTGCGAGCAGTGAGCCATGTGGCCGCATTGGAATTGCAGAAGAAATTGGGGCGTAAGCAGGTGCAGGTGACCAGTGCGGCACCGCTGAGCCCTCAAGAATATGAGGCGGTTGTCAATCGCCTGAAAGAGACTTTAGGCCTTGAACCTCAGGTGGAAGTCAAGGTCGATCCGGAATTGGTAGGCGGTCTCGTGGTCCGTGTCGGTGACATGGTCTACGACGGTTCGCTGCGAACACGGCTTGAACAACTCCGCGCTCAGTTGCGCGAAAGGTGTCTGAATGAAATTCAACGCGGACGAGATCGCTTCTGTTATTCAGCGTGAAATCCAGGATTTCCGCGGACAAATCCAGACCAACGAAGTTGGTACGGTTGTGGAAGTGGGCGACGGTATTGCGCGCGTCTATGGGCTCACCAACGCCATGTCTGGCGAAATGGTGGAGTTCTCCAGTGGCGTGCGCGGTCAGGTCTTCAACCTGGAAGAAAACTCTGTCGGTGTGATCATTCTGGGTAGCTACCTGAAGATCTCCGAAGGGGATGAAGTCCGGGCAACTGGCCAGTTGCTCTCCATTCCCGTGGGTGATGCCCTGATTGGTCGCGTGGTTGATCCTCTGGGAAATGCCCTCGATGGTCGCGGCCCGATTATCGCTGAATCATCCCGCCCCCTCGAAACAACCGCGCCAGGCGTGGCTGCCCGTCAACCTGTGAAGCAGCCCATGCAGACAGGAATCAAGGCTGTTGATGCCATGACCCCTGTGGGTCGTGGTCAGCGCCAGCTCATCATCGGTGACCGCAAGACGGGCAAGACCGCTGTTGCAATCGACGCCATCATCAATCAAAAAGGTGGCGACGTCATCTGCATTTACGTCGCCTGTGGTCAGCGGGCCAGTTCGATTGGCGGCGTGGTCGAAGCTCTGAAAGCCGCCGGCGCCATGGACTACACGATTGTGGTGGCCGCGGGTGCTTCCGACCCTGCCCCTCTGCAATACATCGCCCCTTATGCAGGTGCTGCAATTGCTGAATACTTCATGTATCAGGGCAAGCACACCCTGGTGGTGTATGACGATCTTTCCAAGCAGGCAGTCGCCTACCGTCAGCTGTCACTGCTGATGCGTCGTCCTCCTGGTCGTGAAGCTTATCCCGGTGACGTATTTTACTGTCACAGTCGTCTGCTCGAACGAGCTGCCAAGCTGAGTGATGAACTTGGTGGCGGTTCGATGACAGCGCTCCCGATCATCGAAACTCTCGAAGGGGAAGTTTCGGCCTATATTCCGACAAACGTGATTTCGATCACCGACGGTCAGATTTACCTGGAACCCGACCTGTTCTTCGCGGGGGTTCGCCCTGCCATCAACGTTGGTATTTCGGTCTCTCGCGTGGGTGGTAATGCTCAGACAAAGGGAATGAAAAAGGTCGCCGGTAGCTTGCGACTGGATTTGGCAGCCTTCCGAGAGCTCGAAGCGTTTGCTCAGTTGGGCACCGAACTCGATGCCGCCACTCAGAAGCAGGTGGATCGCGGCTACCGCATGGTCGAACTGCTCAAGCAGCCACAGTATGTGCCACTCGCTGCCGCTGATCAGATCGTGAGTATTTACGCAGGGACTCGCGGTTATTTCGATTCTGTACCAGTCAACCAGGTGGCAGAAGCTGAAAAGCAGCTGCTGGAATACGTTCGTCTGGAACACGCGGCATTCCGTGAAAATCTCATCAGCAGCAAGACGCTCGATGATGCCCAGGAAGCTCAACTCAAGACCATTCTGGAAGGATTCAAGAAACGCTGGCAGCCAAAGTAGATCAAAGGATTCCGCCCATCGACTGAGACATGCCAATCATGATCTCAGTCGAACACGGAATCGCTTGATCATGAGCTGAGGTATCTGGCAAACGTTGTCTCTTGTGTTTTTTCTGGATGGAGAGGTCAGGTCGTTACATGGCCAAAGCACGAGCAATCGTCAAGCGGCTCAAAGCCGTCCGCAATATCAAAAAGATCACGCGGACTATGGAACTGGTGGCTACTGCCAAGTTCAAGAAGGCGATGGAGCGTGCTCTCGAAGCGACCGCTTACACCCGTAAGCTGGCAGAAATCGTCGCTGACGTTTCCGCCTCATTGGGGGAAAGTGGCGAGGAGAGTGCGGTCTCGCATCCGCTCCTGGCAGTCAGGCCGCAGGTCAAGAAACGGCTTCTGCTGGTCATCACGTCGAATCGAGGTTTGTGTGGTGGCTACAACGCAGGTGTGCTGCGTGTGGCTGGCCAGCTCCTGAGAAGTCGTGACCTGGCTGTCTCTCTCGACATGGAAGTTTCGGGTAAGCGGGGCATCAACTTTTACAAGTTCCAGCGTCAGCCCGTTGTGAGGACTTACACCCAGTTTGAAGACAAGCCGACATTTGCCCAGATTGAAGAAATCGCCAATCGCATTATGGATCAGTACATCGCTGGTGAAATCGACCAGTTTGATGTGGCCTTCATGCAGTTTCAGGGAATTGCCAAGCAAAAGCCGGTGGTCGAAACCTTGCTTCCTATTGGAAACCTGGAATCAGAATCTACTGCGACTGAGGCTGATGCAACCACTGATTATGAATTCCTGCCCTCCCCCGAAGAGATTCTGGGTGAGATTGTGCCGGCATCGTTCAAGGCACGATTGTTCAAGTGCTTCCTGGATGCTGCCGTCAGTGAGCAGGTTTTCCGCATGGTGGCGATGAAGGGTGCGACAGAGAGTGCCAACGACATGATCAAGTCACTCAAACAGCGTTACAACCGAGCCCGCCAGTCACAGATTACTTCCGAACTCAGCGAAATCATTGGAGGAGCCGCCGCTCTGGAGTAGTGGCAGTCAGTCTTTGAATCCGACCGCACCCCGAACAGAGTTTTTACCGATTATCATCCGATCAGTGTTCTTCAACCTGATCGTTAAGTCATACAGATCAACAGACAATCAAGCCAAGCCGTTGCAGAATCTGGAGCCATTATGTCCACCGCTGTTGCAAATCACGTTGGCCGCGTTACGCAGGTCATCGGTTCGACGTTCGATGCGGAGTTTGCCGAGGGCTCGCTCCCTCCGATCTACAACGCCGTTAAGGTCGATGTGGAAATTAAGGGGACACGAGTCAAGGTCGTGGGCGAAATCCAGCAGCATCTGGGTGGTGGCCGAGTTCGCTGCGTCGCACTGGGTTCAACCGATGGTCTGGCCCGTGGTGTCGAAGTGATCG is a window of Planctopirus limnophila DSM 3776 DNA encoding:
- the atpB gene encoding F0F1 ATP synthase subunit A, encoding MSADHNDYFHHISDALEFEMPEFVYSFIDRGYFHLPKIFSFQITKFMVMQVLAAVLVYLIFRGLAKQVANGEPARGRWWNFWETLAVFVRDEVVRSSISEPHAHHDDHGHGQTHAQANYHAQAYVDAGQTHVHGHVQPQLAAVGGHVMATSIDESKDLASTGTHYADRFLPFIWSLFFYILFCNLLGAFPLFGTATASTSVTGVLALSVLVVTIGAGIKQSGAVGFWKSLVPSMDIPGIIGPPLKALIFVIELAGLFIKHTVLAIRLFANMLAGHVVIAVFLSFIAATANSGILWYAVTPASIFGQLAIGALELFVAFLQAYVFSLLASLFIGAAVNPH
- the atpE gene encoding ATP synthase F0 subunit C, with the translated sequence MQVLSLMTRILGAFCVLAVPAMAQDGGAASGPIVVKAIGVGIVILGAGLGIGKIGSSAVESIARQPEAAGAIQTAMIIAGALIEGATLFGLIICML
- the atpF gene encoding F0F1 ATP synthase subunit B gives rise to the protein MYAQACQVTFQSSTARRSGWLWSLCFCAMAGLLLQGSISVADEKAKPDHGSETASTTGHGHSEDAHSSQGSTIPSGMIPKPDLMVWSLITFVAFVFLLSKFAWKPLAAGLDQREARIRNDIQEAESARLKAQQLLAEHEARLAKTEETVRELIAEAKRDAEKVRVDLTAAAEADVQTMKKRAVSEIEQARDVALQQLFDTLSTHVMDATSRIVGRSLNSDDHQRLVQEALAELNVRRN
- the atpH gene encoding ATP synthase F1 subunit delta, with amino-acid sequence MQEPLVTRIPSVLDDPSSLGVARVYAEALLGAAGDQASEVVEELELFTKTLLNGSTGLEEVFANQALGRDEKLAFVEKTFTGRASEVLVRFLQVLAQHDRLDLVRAVSHVAALELQKKLGRKQVQVTSAAPLSPQEYEAVVNRLKETLGLEPQVEVKVDPELVGGLVVRVGDMVYDGSLRTRLEQLRAQLRERCLNEIQRGRDRFCYSA
- the atpA gene encoding F0F1 ATP synthase subunit alpha — protein: MKFNADEIASVIQREIQDFRGQIQTNEVGTVVEVGDGIARVYGLTNAMSGEMVEFSSGVRGQVFNLEENSVGVIILGSYLKISEGDEVRATGQLLSIPVGDALIGRVVDPLGNALDGRGPIIAESSRPLETTAPGVAARQPVKQPMQTGIKAVDAMTPVGRGQRQLIIGDRKTGKTAVAIDAIINQKGGDVICIYVACGQRASSIGGVVEALKAAGAMDYTIVVAAGASDPAPLQYIAPYAGAAIAEYFMYQGKHTLVVYDDLSKQAVAYRQLSLLMRRPPGREAYPGDVFYCHSRLLERAAKLSDELGGGSMTALPIIETLEGEVSAYIPTNVISITDGQIYLEPDLFFAGVRPAINVGISVSRVGGNAQTKGMKKVAGSLRLDLAAFRELEAFAQLGTELDAATQKQVDRGYRMVELLKQPQYVPLAAADQIVSIYAGTRGYFDSVPVNQVAEAEKQLLEYVRLEHAAFRENLISSKTLDDAQEAQLKTILEGFKKRWQPK
- the atpG gene encoding ATP synthase F1 subunit gamma, with the protein product MAKARAIVKRLKAVRNIKKITRTMELVATAKFKKAMERALEATAYTRKLAEIVADVSASLGESGEESAVSHPLLAVRPQVKKRLLLVITSNRGLCGGYNAGVLRVAGQLLRSRDLAVSLDMEVSGKRGINFYKFQRQPVVRTYTQFEDKPTFAQIEEIANRIMDQYIAGEIDQFDVAFMQFQGIAKQKPVVETLLPIGNLESESTATEADATTDYEFLPSPEEILGEIVPASFKARLFKCFLDAAVSEQVFRMVAMKGATESANDMIKSLKQRYNRARQSQITSELSEIIGGAAALE